From the Deinococcus sp. Leaf326 genome, the window AGTCCGGCAGGGTTTTGTCCAGTTGCTGGTGCCTCTGGGAAGTCCAGCATGCGCGCCAAAACCGTCGGGCCGTTCACCAGGACGACCCAAAGGGAAGTATTCAGGCCGAGCGCCTCGCTTCCCGGCTCTGAAAAAGACTGCCTGACGGCCTTCGACCCCATAACAGGCGACCGCGACAAGCGCGGTCGGCTTAAATCACGAGCTAAGAAGACACCCTGAGTGCTCTCTCCCTATTTCCCCGACACTTTTGCGTGGTTTCACTCCCTCTCAAACGAGTCCAGAGCGGACAGATCGCCCCAGGCGGCATTGATGGTCATCCTTCTTTACGGGGGACTGTACCGACACCTTTGCGTGATTTACCTGGGACTGTGCCGATGCTTTCGCGTGATTGTGTTCCCTCGCCCCACCGACACCTTTGCGTGATTGAACGATTTTTTGCGTCTCACACGGGATCAAGAGCTGCTTTGCATCTGAGAAACACAAGGGCGCTGGATCTCCGATACTTTTGTGTGGTTCCGACGCTACAGTACCGATACTTTTGCGTGATCCGGCGGCAAATCCCCGACACCTTTGCGTGGTTTATAACGATTTTTATCGTCTGAGACGCAAAAAATCTTTTCCCTGTTGTTGTTTCTTTTTATGTTTAATAAAACAAAAGAACTACAACAGTGGGGGAGAGGATGGGACCGAAACACTTGGGCACAGAGCACGAAAGGCGAGACGAACGCAATATTGCCCGCCTTGGGATCATCAGCATTCAGTCGCGCGTGGACGATGCATTAACTCTCTGGAACGTTGAGTTCGCCATCGACGGCCGCCCTTACCGTGTGGAGTGCGCGGCGCCATACGGTCGTCCCCACGGCATCGATACAGATATCATTCTGGCGATTCAGACCCTGTTCTTCCGGTCTGGTTGCCCATCACACAACTGGCTTCACACCACCGCCTATGAAGTCAGGAGCGTGGCAGGCCTTCCAGACAATGGCCGGACCTACCAGCGACTCAAAGAGGGCCTCAAACGGCTGTGGGGAACAGGCTTTGTGGTGGGAGAAGGCTGGTATGACGCACAACGGGATCGGCAAGTCTGGAGTACCGATACCCTCCGCTACATCGAACGTATCCGGTATCACGAAGTTGATGCGGAGCCGGAACAGCTTCCAGGACTTGACCCTTCAGCAACCCTCAGTATTCATCTGGGGGAGCAGTTGGCGACCAGTATTCGCGCGCGCCATCTGCAGGTTCTCGACGGGGGACTACTCATCCAGCTTGAGCAGCCGCCCGCCCGAGCGCTGTACCGCCTTCTGGAGGCGCACCGAACAGGACCTCAGGAACGTCGGCAGATGACCCTGCGCGTCAATCTGGAGGACTGGCGACTGGCCTGCGGCATTCAGTCAGAACGGCCGGAACTGGTCAGACGTGCGCTGGCACCCGCCCATGAGGAGCTCCGGGCCATCAACTATCTGGCTGATGTCCAAATCATCGGCCGTGGCCGGAAACAGGAGATCGAGTACTCTTTCGCGGAACTGAATGCCCCTGACCCGGCTATGGTTGAACTTCTGATTGGGATCGGCTTAAGCCGCGTCTCGGCCACGAGCTTAGCCGCAGACCACGGGGAACGTGTGGAGACAGCGGTCGCCTTCGTCCGATCCCGACAAGCGACAGCAAAGGTCAAAAACCCAGCGGGACTGGCGGTGGATTTTTTGAAGCACGAAGAGAAATACATCTTGCCTGCAAATTTATCCGCATCAGTTCCTCCAGCCTCACACGGCGAAGCCCGACTCCAACTTCAGGTCGAGGAAGAGGCGACCGTTCGAGCCACGGACGAGC encodes:
- a CDS encoding replication initiator protein A, coding for MGPKHLGTEHERRDERNIARLGIISIQSRVDDALTLWNVEFAIDGRPYRVECAAPYGRPHGIDTDIILAIQTLFFRSGCPSHNWLHTTAYEVRSVAGLPDNGRTYQRLKEGLKRLWGTGFVVGEGWYDAQRDRQVWSTDTLRYIERIRYHEVDAEPEQLPGLDPSATLSIHLGEQLATSIRARHLQVLDGGLLIQLEQPPARALYRLLEAHRTGPQERRQMTLRVNLEDWRLACGIQSERPELVRRALAPAHEELRAINYLADVQIIGRGRKQEIEYSFAELNAPDPAMVELLIGIGLSRVSATSLAADHGERVETAVAFVRSRQATAKVKNPAGLAVDFLKHEEKYILPANLSASVPPASHGEARLQLQVEEEATVRATDERRQHVRTLAPDAQYDAVAPALRIMLRPLGKGLPTVLEARCRSGELSAADLSEQAARANEEIRMQAFIDDLRTRLSS